The proteins below are encoded in one region of Microbispora sp. NBC_01189:
- a CDS encoding sensor histidine kinase — protein sequence MAGIWALGFTALLLLAPASAAHSGSEWAVLAVAGLSFAGAVLTFRRPPPSARFLPTALAGLLAVAAVAANAAYEATEWRTLFSLLAVAVGVVAPLRVAPWLVAATAVLSAAVVLARGGSFDAALWGAALTTTLAGITAYGFRRMGQIIGELAHTREQLAAAAVSAERLRFSRDLHDLLGHTLSMVVVKAEAVRRLAPRDVAAAVRHAEDIEAIGRQALTEVREAVTGYRDASLACELDTARAALAAAGIDCEVRESGPALPREADVLLSWVVREGVTNVVRHSGARRCVITLRRDRDPVLVEVSDDGAATGTGGEVREVREEDGSGLRGLRERLAAAGGRLRVTRLPRGFVLAAEIPRFGGDEGP from the coding sequence ATGGCGGGAATATGGGCACTGGGGTTCACCGCCCTACTGCTGCTCGCGCCGGCGTCGGCGGCACACAGCGGGTCCGAGTGGGCCGTTCTGGCCGTCGCGGGGCTGTCGTTCGCGGGCGCGGTGCTCACCTTCCGCCGTCCCCCGCCGTCCGCGCGGTTCCTGCCGACGGCGCTGGCCGGGCTGCTCGCGGTGGCCGCGGTCGCGGCCAACGCCGCCTACGAGGCGACGGAGTGGCGGACGCTGTTCTCCCTGCTCGCGGTGGCCGTGGGCGTCGTCGCGCCCCTCCGCGTGGCGCCCTGGCTCGTCGCCGCGACGGCCGTGCTGTCCGCGGCCGTGGTGCTGGCCCGGGGCGGCTCCTTCGACGCCGCCCTGTGGGGGGCCGCGCTGACCACCACGCTCGCGGGGATCACGGCGTACGGGTTCCGCCGGATGGGCCAGATCATCGGGGAGCTCGCCCACACCCGGGAGCAGCTGGCGGCCGCCGCCGTCTCGGCCGAGCGGCTGCGCTTCTCCCGGGACCTGCACGACCTGCTCGGGCACACGCTCTCGATGGTGGTCGTGAAGGCCGAGGCGGTGCGCCGGCTGGCCCCGCGCGACGTCGCGGCGGCGGTGCGGCACGCCGAGGACATCGAGGCGATCGGGCGGCAGGCGCTGACGGAGGTGCGTGAGGCGGTCACGGGCTACCGGGACGCGAGCCTCGCCTGCGAGCTGGACACCGCCCGGGCGGCGCTCGCCGCGGCCGGCATCGACTGCGAGGTGCGGGAGTCGGGGCCCGCGCTGCCCCGGGAGGCCGACGTGCTGCTGAGCTGGGTCGTCCGGGAGGGGGTCACCAACGTCGTGCGGCACTCCGGCGCGCGGCGCTGCGTCATCACGCTCCGCCGCGACCGTGACCCGGTGCTGGTGGAGGTCAGCGACGACGGCGCCGCCACCGGCACGGGCGGGGAGGTCCGGGAGGTCCGGGAGGAGGACGGCAGCGGCCTGCGCGGGCTGCGCGAGCGCCTGGCCGCCGCGGGCGGGCGGCTGCGGGTCACCCGGCTGCCCCGGGGGTTCGTCCTCGCCGCCGAGATCCCGCGCTTCGGCGGGGACGAGGGCCCGTGA
- a CDS encoding response regulator transcription factor, with amino-acid sequence MTRVLIAEDQAMMRDALAVLLDLEDDFEVVAQVASGDEILPAALRTEPGVALLDIEMPGGGGLDATAGLRAALPSCAVVIVTTFGRPGYLRRALDAGARGFVVKDRPVGELAQAIRRVLAGEVVVDPALAAAALSAGPSPLTPREREVLVAAADGSTAADISRRLHLSESTVRNHLSSCIAKTGTRNRMEAVRAARHSGWL; translated from the coding sequence GTGACCCGCGTGCTGATCGCCGAGGACCAGGCGATGATGCGCGACGCGCTCGCCGTCCTGCTCGACCTGGAGGACGACTTCGAGGTGGTCGCGCAGGTCGCGAGCGGAGACGAGATCCTGCCCGCGGCGCTGCGGACGGAGCCCGGCGTGGCCCTGCTCGACATCGAGATGCCGGGCGGCGGCGGGCTCGACGCGACCGCCGGGCTGCGGGCGGCGCTGCCCTCGTGCGCCGTGGTCATCGTGACCACGTTCGGCCGGCCCGGCTACCTGCGCCGGGCGCTGGACGCGGGCGCCCGCGGCTTCGTGGTGAAGGACCGGCCCGTCGGCGAGCTGGCCCAGGCCATCCGGCGGGTCCTGGCGGGCGAGGTCGTGGTCGACCCCGCCCTGGCCGCCGCCGCCCTCAGCGCGGGGCCGAGCCCGCTGACGCCGCGCGAGCGCGAGGTGCTCGTCGCGGCGGCCGACGGCTCGACGGCCGCCGATATCTCCCGCCGCCTCCACCTGTCGGAGAGCACCGTACGCAACCACCTGTCGTCGTGCATCGCCAAGACCGGCACCCGCAACCGCATGGAGGCCGTCCGGGCCGCCCGCCACAGCGGCTGGCTCTGA
- a CDS encoding peptide chain release factor 3 — protein sequence MSAVTGEAARRRTFAVISHPDAGKSTMTEALALHASAITQAGAVHGKAGRRGVTSDWMEMERARGISITSAALRFDYRGHVFNLVDTPGHADFSEDTYRVLAAVDCAVMLLDAAKGMEPQTMKLFEVCRHRRIPVITFVNKWDRPGHEPLELLDEIEERTGLRPTPVTWPIGAAGNFHGVVDRIDGRAVRYTRTPGGATKALETTLTPGEAEADLGADWTRAREESDLLAAIGAEHDQKAFEAHEATPVLFGAALSNFGVARLLDLLVDLAPAPAPRADVEGAARPLDAPFAGLVFKVQANMDPAHRDRIAFVRVCSGRFERGMVLTHAATGRPFATKYAQSVFGQERATIDEAFPGDVVGLVNATALRPGDTLYEGAAVEFPPIPSFAPEHFAVARSRSTAKAKQFRRGIDQLDGEGVIQVLRSDLRGDQAPVLAAVGPMQFEVVQHRLAAEFGAEIVLDRLEYTLARRTDAESAEVLRRQRGAEVLMRGRDQALLAVFTDQWRMRSIQREHEGLTLEPLIAGQG from the coding sequence ATGAGCGCCGTGACGGGTGAGGCGGCGCGGCGCCGGACGTTCGCTGTGATCAGCCACCCGGACGCCGGAAAGTCCACGATGACCGAGGCGCTCGCCCTGCACGCCTCGGCGATCACCCAGGCCGGTGCGGTGCACGGCAAGGCCGGGCGGCGGGGCGTGACGTCGGACTGGATGGAGATGGAGCGCGCCCGCGGCATCTCGATCACCTCGGCGGCGCTCCGCTTCGACTACCGCGGCCACGTGTTCAACCTGGTCGACACCCCCGGCCACGCCGACTTCTCCGAGGACACCTACCGCGTGCTGGCCGCGGTCGACTGCGCGGTGATGTTGCTCGACGCGGCCAAGGGCATGGAGCCGCAGACCATGAAGCTGTTCGAGGTCTGCCGCCACCGCCGCATCCCGGTCATCACGTTCGTCAACAAGTGGGACCGGCCGGGCCACGAGCCGCTGGAACTGCTCGACGAGATCGAGGAGCGGACCGGCCTGCGCCCCACCCCGGTGACCTGGCCCATCGGCGCCGCCGGGAACTTCCACGGGGTGGTCGACCGGATCGACGGCCGCGCCGTCCGCTACACCCGCACCCCGGGCGGCGCCACCAAGGCGCTGGAGACGACGTTGACGCCGGGGGAGGCGGAGGCCGATCTCGGGGCCGACTGGACCAGGGCGCGGGAGGAGAGCGACCTGCTCGCCGCCATCGGCGCCGAGCACGACCAGAAGGCGTTCGAGGCGCACGAGGCGACGCCGGTGCTGTTCGGCGCGGCGTTGTCCAACTTCGGCGTGGCCCGGCTGCTGGACCTGCTGGTCGACCTCGCGCCCGCGCCGGCGCCCCGGGCGGACGTCGAGGGCGCGGCCCGGCCGCTGGACGCTCCGTTCGCGGGCCTGGTGTTCAAGGTGCAGGCCAACATGGACCCGGCCCACCGGGACCGCATCGCGTTCGTCCGGGTCTGCTCCGGCCGCTTCGAGCGCGGGATGGTGCTCACCCACGCCGCGACCGGACGGCCGTTCGCCACGAAGTACGCCCAGTCGGTGTTCGGCCAGGAGCGCGCCACCATCGACGAGGCCTTCCCCGGGGACGTCGTCGGGCTGGTGAACGCGACCGCCCTGCGCCCCGGCGACACCCTCTACGAGGGCGCGGCCGTGGAGTTCCCGCCGATCCCGAGCTTCGCCCCCGAGCACTTCGCCGTGGCCCGCTCCCGGAGTACCGCCAAGGCCAAGCAGTTCCGCCGCGGCATCGACCAGCTCGACGGCGAGGGCGTGATCCAGGTGCTGCGCTCCGACCTGCGGGGCGACCAGGCGCCCGTGCTGGCGGCGGTCGGGCCCATGCAGTTCGAGGTCGTGCAGCACCGCCTGGCCGCCGAGTTCGGCGCGGAGATCGTGCTGGACCGGCTGGAGTACACTCTGGCCCGCCGTACCGACGCCGAGTCGGCCGAGGTGCTGCGCCGCCAGCGCGGCGCGGAGGTGCTCATGCGCGGCCGGGACCAGGCCCTGCTCGCGGTGTTCACCGACCAGTGGCGCATGCGGTCGATCCAGCGCGAGCACGAGGGCCTGACCCTGGAGCCGCTCATCGCCGGCCAGGGCTGA
- a CDS encoding AAA family ATPase, translating to MTREMPFLRRARVTNYKSIASCEVVFAPLLILLGPNGAGKSNFVDALLFVADALASTPADAVARRDGLDEALRRVPEAVDEFSVELELMVELDGESKPAKYAFTLGRDVTESRSLVVRREHCVLQLAAADEEDEAWLAEFEVENGQIAGGGRIERDRLYLPLVATTQGEFTEIYYGLRSMVFHHLDTDHMRKIAPDRSGTQLGYAGERLGSVLGHLERNHPTFKARVDDYLKAIVPEAVGVSQRMIGTYSTVELHTRSGERSFGPEAISEGTLHATGVLAALSSPLSWTGRPLWWQSRNRRPHFTRLPHGASGVDVRGDHRDR from the coding sequence ATGACCCGGGAGATGCCATTCCTACGGCGGGCGCGGGTGACGAACTACAAGAGCATCGCCTCCTGCGAGGTCGTCTTCGCTCCGTTGCTGATCCTGCTGGGTCCCAACGGAGCGGGCAAGAGCAACTTCGTCGATGCTCTGCTGTTCGTCGCCGACGCACTGGCGTCGACCCCTGCGGACGCGGTGGCCAGACGAGACGGACTGGACGAAGCGCTCCGGCGGGTTCCGGAGGCTGTCGACGAGTTCAGTGTCGAGCTGGAGCTCATGGTCGAACTCGACGGCGAATCGAAGCCGGCGAAATATGCCTTCACTCTCGGCCGAGACGTTACAGAATCCCGATCTCTGGTCGTCAGGAGGGAGCATTGCGTCCTTCAGCTGGCCGCTGCCGATGAGGAGGACGAGGCCTGGCTGGCGGAGTTCGAAGTGGAGAATGGCCAGATCGCGGGGGGTGGCCGGATCGAGCGGGATCGGCTATACCTGCCCCTCGTCGCGACCACGCAGGGTGAATTCACGGAAATTTATTACGGCCTTCGGTCGATGGTGTTTCACCACTTGGACACCGATCACATGAGGAAGATCGCGCCTGACAGAAGCGGCACCCAGCTTGGCTACGCAGGAGAGCGCCTGGGGTCTGTTCTCGGCCATCTGGAGAGGAACCATCCCACCTTCAAAGCCCGTGTTGACGACTATCTCAAGGCGATCGTCCCGGAAGCGGTGGGGGTGAGCCAGCGCATGATCGGCACTTACTCAACAGTGGAATTGCACACCCGTAGCGGGGAGCGTTCCTTCGGTCCGGAGGCCATCTCGGAGGGAACCCTCCACGCGACGGGTGTGCTGGCCGCGCTTTCCAGCCCGTTGTCCTGGACGGGAAGGCCACTCTGGTGGCAATCGAGGAACCGGAGACCGCACTTCACCCGGCTGCCGCACGGTGCGAGTGGTGTCGATGTCCGAGGGGATCACCGTGATCGGTGA
- a CDS encoding cytochrome P450, whose protein sequence is MSTPGTTSGTTSGTTSGTTVVDLFDPELASDPFGGYSRLREQAPMTRGSFPGLSSPIWIVMRYEDVKTVLSDRRFVNNPANVPGADVQNIREDLIEARGIPREYAPYVLDSVLDADGDDHLRLRRLVSRAFTARRVAELRPRVEAITEDLLDRLPGHAEDGVVDLIEHFAYPLPITVICELVGIPEEDRPRWREWGRGLFSLEPGAAGEPLRAIVDYIHDLVGRRRAEPTGDLLTGLIRAHDEDGDRLSDTELVTMVLTLVLAGHETTAHLIGNGTAALLTHPGQLAALRDDPGLLPRAVHELMRWCGPVQGTRIRYAAEDVPIGDLTVRRGEPVMAVLVSANYDPRRFDDPERLDIARESDGHKEVHVGFGHGLHYCLGAALARQEGEVAFGALLRRHPRLALAVAPEDLGRQFLPFSWRLTRLPVRLG, encoded by the coding sequence ATGAGCACTCCCGGCACGACGTCCGGCACCACATCCGGCACCACATCCGGCACCACCGTCGTCGACCTGTTCGACCCGGAGCTGGCGAGCGACCCGTTCGGGGGCTACTCGCGGCTGCGGGAGCAGGCCCCGATGACGCGCGGTTCCTTCCCCGGCCTGAGCTCCCCGATCTGGATCGTCATGCGGTACGAGGACGTGAAGACGGTGCTGAGCGACCGCCGGTTCGTCAACAACCCGGCCAACGTGCCGGGCGCGGACGTGCAGAACATCCGCGAGGATCTCATCGAGGCCCGCGGCATCCCCCGTGAGTACGCGCCGTACGTGCTCGACTCCGTCCTCGACGCCGACGGCGACGACCACCTGCGACTGCGCAGGCTGGTCTCCCGCGCCTTCACCGCGCGCCGGGTGGCGGAGCTGCGCCCCCGGGTGGAGGCGATCACCGAGGACCTGCTCGACCGGCTCCCCGGGCACGCCGAGGACGGCGTCGTGGATCTGATCGAGCACTTCGCCTATCCCCTGCCGATCACCGTCATCTGTGAGCTGGTCGGCATCCCGGAGGAGGACCGCCCGCGGTGGCGGGAGTGGGGCAGGGGCCTCTTCTCACTAGAACCGGGAGCGGCGGGCGAGCCGCTGCGGGCCATCGTCGACTACATCCACGACCTCGTCGGCCGCCGTCGCGCCGAGCCCACCGGCGACCTGCTCACCGGCCTGATCCGGGCCCACGACGAGGACGGCGACCGGCTGTCGGACACCGAACTGGTCACGATGGTCCTCACGCTCGTCCTCGCCGGGCACGAGACCACCGCCCATCTGATCGGCAACGGGACCGCCGCCCTGCTGACCCACCCCGGCCAGCTCGCCGCGCTGCGGGACGACCCCGGGCTGCTGCCGCGCGCCGTACACGAGCTCATGCGCTGGTGCGGGCCCGTGCAGGGCACCCGCATCAGGTACGCCGCCGAGGACGTGCCGATCGGCGACCTGACCGTGCGGCGGGGCGAACCGGTGATGGCGGTCCTGGTGTCGGCCAACTACGACCCCCGCCGCTTCGACGACCCCGAACGGCTCGACATCGCGCGGGAGTCCGACGGCCACAAGGAGGTCCACGTCGGCTTCGGCCACGGCCTGCACTACTGCCTGGGCGCCGCGCTGGCGCGGCAGGAGGGCGAGGTGGCCTTTGGCGCCCTCCTCCGCCGCCACCCCCGCCTCGCGCTCGCGGTCGCGCCGGAGGACCTCGGCCGCCAGTTCCTGCCGTTCTCCTGGCGCCTCACCCGCCTCCCCGTACGCCTGGGCTAG
- the hsaA gene encoding 3-hydroxy-9,10-secoandrosta-1,3,5(10)-triene-9,17-dione monooxygenase oxygenase subunit gives MSNEVLDEVRALLPEIAARARAVDEERRVPAESIGELSRAGVFRMLQPKRYGGAESDPVRFYEVVREISAVCGSTGWLVSVLGVHPWQLALFEEAAQDEVWGSDPGVLVCSSYAPVGRLVPAEGGYRLSGRWRFSSGCGHASWALLGGLVMGAAGRPADVVTVLVPRSDYAIDDVWDVIGLRGTASDDIVAEDAFVPAHRVVRNHDLARLRGPGQQVNTGPLYRIPFGSVFTTTITAPIIGMASGCYRSYVSAMRDRVRLSLGGGGRFADDQFAQVAVARAASEIDAAALQTDRNVREVYEHAVRGEAIPAELRLRVRRDQVRATERALEAIDVLFKTAGGNSLRRGNPIERAWRDAHAGGVHVANDVERALAMYGRGEFGLPMEDNLI, from the coding sequence ATGAGCAACGAGGTCCTGGACGAGGTACGCGCGCTGCTGCCGGAGATCGCCGCCCGCGCCCGCGCCGTCGACGAGGAACGGCGGGTCCCCGCGGAGTCGATCGGCGAGTTGTCCCGGGCCGGGGTCTTCCGGATGCTGCAGCCCAAGAGGTACGGCGGCGCGGAGAGCGACCCGGTGCGCTTCTACGAGGTGGTGCGGGAGATCTCGGCGGTGTGCGGGTCGACGGGCTGGCTCGTGTCCGTCCTCGGCGTGCACCCCTGGCAGCTCGCCCTGTTCGAGGAGGCCGCCCAGGACGAGGTCTGGGGGAGCGACCCCGGCGTGCTGGTCTGCTCGTCGTACGCGCCGGTCGGGCGGCTCGTCCCGGCCGAGGGGGGATACCGCCTGTCCGGCCGGTGGCGGTTCTCCTCGGGCTGCGGGCACGCGTCGTGGGCTCTGCTCGGCGGTCTCGTGATGGGCGCCGCGGGCCGGCCGGCGGACGTCGTCACCGTGCTGGTGCCCCGCTCCGACTACGCGATCGACGACGTCTGGGACGTCATCGGGCTGCGCGGCACGGCCAGCGACGACATCGTCGCCGAGGACGCCTTCGTGCCCGCGCACCGGGTGGTGCGCAACCACGACCTGGCCCGGCTGCGCGGGCCGGGTCAGCAGGTGAACACCGGCCCGCTGTACCGGATCCCGTTCGGCTCCGTGTTCACCACCACGATCACCGCGCCGATCATCGGGATGGCCTCCGGCTGCTACCGGTCGTACGTGTCGGCAATGCGCGACCGCGTACGGCTCAGCCTGGGCGGCGGCGGCCGGTTCGCCGACGACCAGTTCGCGCAGGTCGCCGTCGCCCGGGCGGCCTCGGAGATCGACGCGGCGGCCCTGCAGACCGACCGCAACGTGCGGGAGGTCTACGAGCACGCGGTGCGGGGCGAGGCGATCCCGGCCGAGCTGCGGCTGCGGGTGCGCCGGGACCAGGTCCGCGCCACCGAGCGGGCGCTGGAGGCCATCGACGTCCTGTTCAAGACGGCGGGGGGCAACTCCCTCCGCCGCGGCAACCCCATCGAGCGGGCCTGGCGCGACGCCCACGCCGGTGGCGTCCACGTCGCCAACGACGTCGAGCGCGCCCTCGCGATGTACGGCAGGGGAGAGTTCGGCCTGCCCATGGAGGACAACCTCATCTGA
- a CDS encoding DUF4276 family protein, protein MTDLITASPRVAGPITIASVVEGDGEVSALPVLLRRIAHAFSIWDVRTPPPRRIPRSRLVAPGGVEAAVLQASYQVTGAGGVLLLIDSDDDCPAALGPALLKRVRQARRDREISVVLAHREFEAWFLAAAESLSGCRGLAVPLAPPANPEGIRDAKGWLSVRQDLGKTDGTRYKETVDQAALAALFDMEQARKAAPSFDKFWREVKRLLSTE, encoded by the coding sequence ATGACTGATCTGATCACCGCATCCCCCCGTGTGGCAGGTCCGATCACGATCGCCTCCGTTGTGGAGGGCGACGGCGAGGTGTCCGCGCTTCCCGTGCTGCTTCGCAGGATCGCTCATGCGTTCTCGATTTGGGACGTGCGGACTCCGCCACCGCGCCGTATCCCTCGCAGCAGGCTGGTCGCTCCCGGCGGCGTCGAGGCTGCCGTCCTGCAGGCGTCCTACCAGGTGACCGGTGCGGGTGGCGTCCTGCTGCTGATCGACTCCGACGACGACTGCCCGGCCGCCCTCGGCCCCGCGCTCCTCAAGAGGGTCCGCCAGGCACGCAGGGACAGAGAGATCTCGGTGGTGCTCGCCCACCGGGAGTTCGAGGCGTGGTTCCTGGCCGCTGCGGAGTCGCTGTCAGGGTGCCGGGGGCTCGCGGTCCCGCTGGCGCCGCCTGCGAATCCGGAAGGAATCCGAGATGCCAAAGGGTGGCTGTCCGTACGGCAAGACCTCGGCAAGACCGACGGCACACGATACAAGGAGACCGTGGACCAGGCGGCGCTGGCCGCGCTCTTCGACATGGAGCAGGCCCGTAAGGCAGCCCCCTCCTTCGACAAGTTCTGGCGCGAGGTCAAACGACTTCTGAGCACCGAATGA
- a CDS encoding MBL fold metallo-hydrolase: protein MIEIVAVGTPSLGDRSYLVTDGEVAFVVDPQRDVDRMLRLAERHGVEIRDVFETHVHNDYVTGGPALAAATGADYHVNAADPVEIHHCPIQDGDVIEAGVMRLRALATPGHTFTHLSYALEAPGRPPAVFTGGSLLYGATGRPDLLGPEQVGTLVRAQYASAHRLARELPPETEVYPTHGFGSLCASTQSEEVTESTIGRESKTNPVLTRGEEEYAESLLAGLDAYPAYYAHMAALNLAGPEAPDLSPPHRAGAAELRRRLRDGEWVVDLRSRTAFAAGHLPGALNFGLDGGFAVYLGWLIPWGTPVTLLGETPEDVAEAQRELVRIGVDRPAAAATGGPADWTGDNGEKPASLPTATFADLSAVRRERPVVVLDVRREAEWRESHLPGAVNIPLHDLPARLGEVPPGEVWAHCATGYRAAVAASLLAAAGRDVVAVDDTYTPNRVTRTG from the coding sequence ATGATCGAAATCGTCGCCGTCGGCACCCCCTCGCTGGGCGACCGCAGCTACCTCGTCACCGACGGGGAGGTCGCCTTCGTCGTGGATCCGCAGCGGGACGTCGACCGGATGCTCCGCCTGGCCGAACGGCACGGCGTCGAGATCCGCGACGTCTTCGAGACCCACGTGCACAACGACTACGTCACGGGCGGGCCGGCCTTGGCCGCGGCGACCGGCGCGGACTACCACGTCAACGCGGCCGACCCGGTGGAGATCCACCACTGCCCGATCCAGGACGGCGACGTGATCGAGGCCGGGGTCATGCGCCTGCGTGCGCTGGCCACTCCCGGCCACACCTTCACCCACCTGTCGTACGCGCTGGAGGCCCCGGGCCGGCCGCCCGCGGTCTTCACCGGCGGCTCGCTGCTCTACGGCGCGACCGGGCGGCCCGACCTGCTCGGCCCCGAGCAGGTCGGCACGCTGGTGCGGGCCCAGTACGCCTCGGCGCACCGCCTGGCCCGCGAGCTGCCCCCGGAGACGGAGGTCTACCCCACGCACGGCTTCGGGAGCCTCTGCGCGTCCACCCAGTCGGAGGAGGTCACCGAGTCGACGATCGGCCGCGAGTCGAAGACCAATCCGGTCCTGACGCGGGGCGAGGAGGAGTACGCCGAGTCGCTGCTCGCCGGGCTGGACGCCTATCCGGCTTACTACGCGCACATGGCGGCCCTCAACCTGGCCGGTCCGGAGGCGCCCGACCTGTCCCCGCCGCACCGGGCCGGCGCCGCCGAGTTGCGCCGCCGCCTGCGGGACGGCGAGTGGGTGGTCGACCTGCGGTCCCGCACGGCGTTCGCGGCGGGCCACCTGCCAGGGGCGCTCAACTTCGGGCTCGACGGCGGCTTCGCCGTCTACCTGGGCTGGCTGATCCCCTGGGGCACGCCGGTGACGCTGCTCGGCGAGACGCCGGAGGACGTGGCGGAGGCGCAGCGCGAACTGGTGCGGATCGGCGTCGACCGCCCGGCCGCGGCCGCCACCGGAGGCCCGGCCGACTGGACCGGCGACAACGGCGAGAAGCCCGCGTCCCTGCCGACGGCGACGTTCGCCGACCTGTCCGCCGTACGCCGCGAGCGGCCGGTCGTGGTCCTCGACGTGCGCCGCGAGGCGGAGTGGCGCGAGTCGCACCTGCCCGGGGCGGTCAACATCCCGCTGCACGACCTGCCCGCCCGGCTCGGCGAGGTACCGCCCGGCGAGGTGTGGGCGCACTGCGCGACCGGCTACCGGGCGGCCGTCGCCGCCTCCCTGCTCGCCGCCGCGGGCCGCGACGTCGTCGCCGTCGACGACACCTACACTCCCAACCGGGTGACACGGACCGGGTGA
- a CDS encoding condensation domain-containing protein, translated as MRLEVGFAASRSGTAEFAWGQRAIWGAVQQVGPDSAHYFNVPRVLAVPRAGGPRPPEAVAAALAEVTGRHDALRSLVRLGADGPYQEVAAAGTLPVELTEAARDEAGDAAAALVARLAARSFGDGEQPLRAGFVVCDGAVTHVALVISHVVADWHAAGVVVNDLRTLLLRGAIARPPSSQLLDLVREERAAPARSDRAIAQWEALLRTVPSAMFPEAARPASTPRYARAVLTSPRLNHAAYVLARQTGVSTATVLLVAVAMLLRELTGHEVSAITPIVHNRFDDRTRDLVTSLNQLGLFTLGPSGGLAETVVSAYPAVLASYRRARYDTPAMQAMIDRLGADRGVSVFPSCCFNDLRPGEDQGTAGRADEESELEWLPGTDQRSCDFCVALMRHKGTLGVEVNADTTRLSEGEMETLLHRLESFVVASAHRQPAS; from the coding sequence ATGCGGCTTGAGGTCGGCTTCGCCGCCAGCCGTTCCGGTACAGCGGAGTTCGCCTGGGGACAGCGGGCTATCTGGGGAGCCGTCCAGCAGGTCGGGCCGGACAGCGCGCACTACTTCAACGTGCCCAGGGTCCTCGCCGTCCCGCGCGCGGGCGGCCCGCGCCCTCCCGAGGCCGTGGCCGCCGCCCTGGCCGAGGTGACGGGCCGGCACGACGCCCTGCGGTCCCTGGTGCGGCTGGGCGCGGACGGTCCGTACCAGGAGGTGGCCGCGGCCGGGACGCTGCCGGTCGAGCTGACCGAGGCGGCCCGCGACGAGGCGGGCGACGCCGCGGCGGCACTGGTCGCCCGGCTGGCCGCACGGTCCTTCGGGGACGGCGAGCAGCCGCTGCGCGCCGGGTTCGTGGTCTGCGACGGCGCCGTCACCCACGTGGCCCTCGTGATCAGCCACGTCGTCGCGGACTGGCACGCGGCCGGCGTCGTGGTGAACGACCTGCGGACGCTGCTGCTCCGCGGCGCGATCGCGCGCCCGCCGTCGTCGCAGCTGCTCGACCTGGTGCGGGAGGAGCGGGCGGCGCCCGCCCGTTCGGACCGCGCGATCGCGCAGTGGGAGGCGCTGCTCCGGACCGTGCCGTCCGCCATGTTCCCGGAGGCGGCCCGGCCGGCCTCGACGCCGAGGTACGCGCGGGCCGTGCTGACGTCGCCCCGGCTGAACCACGCCGCGTACGTGCTCGCCCGCCAGACCGGGGTCAGCACCGCCACCGTCCTGCTGGTGGCGGTCGCCATGCTGCTGCGAGAACTGACCGGGCACGAGGTGTCCGCGATCACCCCGATCGTGCACAACCGCTTCGACGACCGGACCCGGGACCTGGTCACCAGCCTCAACCAGCTCGGGCTGTTCACCCTGGGCCCGAGCGGAGGCCTCGCCGAGACGGTCGTGAGCGCGTATCCGGCGGTTCTCGCGTCCTACCGGCGGGCCCGCTACGACACACCGGCCATGCAGGCCATGATCGACCGGCTCGGCGCCGACCGGGGAGTCTCGGTGTTCCCGTCCTGCTGCTTCAACGACCTGCGCCCCGGCGAGGATCAGGGCACCGCCGGCCGCGCGGACGAGGAGTCCGAGCTGGAGTGGCTTCCCGGCACCGATCAGCGCAGCTGCGACTTCTGCGTGGCTTTGATGCGCCACAAGGGCACGCTCGGCGTGGAGGTGAACGCCGACACCACCCGCCTGTCCGAGGGTGAGATGGAGACCCTGCTGCACCGGCTGGAGTCCTTCGTCGTCGCCTCCGCCCACCGGCAACCCGCCAGTTGA